The following is a genomic window from Meriones unguiculatus strain TT.TT164.6M chromosome 7, Bangor_MerUng_6.1, whole genome shotgun sequence.
GATCATTGGAGGAAAATGGATACATCCCTTTTGGAGAGCAATTGAAAGAGAGAAGTGGCCAGCTGGCCAGACATGCCCAGTGTGACACCCTGAGAAGTGAGCTGCACCCTAATGAGCAGCCAGGTCCCGGCCGGCTGCAAGCAGACTGGGGGCCAGAGAATGCTTCACGCTGGAATCTCCAGCTTTTCCCAGGAAGGGAGCTCGGCTATCCACCGAGTGCTTGCAGGTCCTGTGTCGTCATTgtgcaccctcccccccccccccaacagccATCACCATTCTCAGATGACATGGAAAGCAGAGCAAGAGATTCCTTCCAGTCCCTGGTTTGCTATTTACAGGAGACTGTGATCCCAAATGCCCTACCTTCCCCGGGCATTCACTCCATTAGTTACCAGAGATTTCCTCCAACTGGACATGGTTGtacatacctgcaatcccaggtGAGCAGGGTTGCTgcaagttagaggctagcctagGCCACCTTGGAAGACCACATCCCCCAGCTAACACAGCGCTCCCTTTCCAGAAGAGTAGTTCCCCTTAGTTCCGAGTTACAGTGGAAGGAACTGAGTCAAAGGAAGGTTAAGTAACTTAACTAATGCCCTCATATTCAATGAGACATTGAACATCATGCAAGATGTCGGAGACGGGAATGAGTTAGACATTGTTTGTAGCTTCAGGGAACTTGTTTTATCTGACGCTTAAAAATAGTCATGCACGAGGGCTGATAAATGGCTCAAGAGCTTGTTTTGGTCTCATAGGGGTCCCAGGTTTTGTTTGCACCCAGTTTTGTGTAACTCCACCTCcaaggggatccaatgcctctggcatctgcaggcacctgcactcacatgctcataattaaagtaaatctttaaaattttgtcACATACAAAAAGTCACACACAGAAGTACagagcatgggggggggggtcatgggagggagagtgggaggacCGGCAGGCAGGCCTAGCCCCTGGTGTTGTACAGGGCACATTGGAAGCGGCTCAGAGGCCACAGGGACTTGCCTGTTGCTAATATGGGCCCCTGGCTCACACAGATTTCTCCCATCTCTCATTCATAACAGcaaacacccctcccccatcgTTCCTAGTACCATTCCTATCTTCACCATCACATACTGTGTGCTCCACTCCAGACTATGAGCTGCTTGCTTGTCTGGTTGGGTGAGTTAACAGTGGGTATAAGATAAAGAGTCAGCCAGTGGGCtgcaagagatggctcagaggttaagagaacaggctgttcttctagaggtcctgagtttaatacctaggaaccacatggtggctcacaaccatctatagtgaaatctggtgccctcttcttgcgtGCAAGtatacatggaggcagaatactgtataaataaaaaaataaatcttaaaaaaaaaaaaaagagcacgaGTCATTGGGAAGAGAATACATGGAGGACTTGAGATGGAAAAGAAGCATGTCCAGAGAGACCGAGGAGTTCCGGGGACCTCTGTGTGTAGTCGTAAGGGGAGAGGGAAGCAGAGAAGGTTTTAAGCAGAAGAGTGGTGATCAGGTGGTCCCTCAGTCATGATCTAAGCTCCAGAAGTTAAGTGGGGACTTTTGGGTCAAGGCGCAGTAGGCCTGTGCAGTTAGGCTGGCAGTGAGGCTTGTCTAGAAGTGCATGAAGCAGTCCACTCATCTTTCAAAGAGAAACCAGAGGAAGTTCCAAGAGCTTTTTCCCCAAATGTCCCTTCTTTGTCTTCCCTGGGTCCAAGAGGGAGCCATGGAAAGACATATTGGAGTACCCCATTGAGAGAGCCCACTGTTTGAAGAGCACAATAGTGTGGAGCCTCCTCTTGGGTCTTTGTGCTCACTGCAGATTTGAGGTGTAGACACTCCTGCCTCTAAGTCTTTTTTGTACCTGTGCCTCTCCCCTGACATGGAGAGTAAGGGGGAGGAGGCTTTGGATATATCTCCTGAGATCAGAGTCCTGCTTTTCTGCCAGCCCTACCTTGGCTGGCAAATCCCACACTTGAATTCCTGGCACTAGTTTCCATTTCCCTTCTGGACGTTTAGCTTTCCTCCAGCCAAGCCAGCTCTGAAAACAGGCCTtgggccagcaaggtggctcgtCAGGTAAAGGTGCCTCCTGCCAGCATGACAGTCAGGGTTcgtccccaggacccacgtggtagaaggagaaaaatcagccttcaagctgtcctctgacctctatacataCGCACAGACACAATACATTaagtagccctggcagtcctggaactcattatgcagaccaggctggcctcaaactcaaagaggtcctcctgcctctgctgggattaaaggtgtgagccatcatatCTGGCCAATACACGTAATTCTTCAAAAGAGAGACCAAGGCCTCCATCGGTCATGCCATTTGATTACCAGCTGAGCATTTTCTGCTGCTTTCAGAAGAAGAAATCGTCTATAACAGTCTCCCTCTGGATCTGACCCTGTGCTGGGTCCTTTGTGGACAGGTATGGAGACTTGAGGTCCAGAAAAAAAACAAGGCCTCTGGGGCTCCGCCATTCATCATTTGCAGAGCACTTGCCACTCTGGCGCAGGCTTTGTGGCTTCTTGAGGGCACACAGGTAGCTTTACAGGTCTCTTAGCCAGTGTTTCAAGCCTGGCTGATTTCTGTTTAGGGGCTGGCATCCAGCCTGGGTTCtacatcctcttttttttttttgaaggttttGTAGAGGACTCAGATTTGGCCAGGCTTAGGAGAGGCTGTGAGGTAGATTCTTGAAAATAATGGCTTAATTGGCAGCATAGGTTGTTAAGGTGGCCATTTGTTCATGTGTGCTTGGGGGAGCTGTTGACAGGTTTGAGTGGTACTTGGAGAGGCAATTTGGTCTAAACCTTGGTTTCTGCCTTGCTGGGCTTTAAAAGGACAGTGGCCTCTTGCTTCCGACTCCTTTCCTGGTAGGGCCTAATCTGTGCAGTGCCTGGACTGCAAAGGGGCTTTTGGGCCATCGAGGCCCAGCTCTCCTCCCAGCTGTTTTCATTTGTTCCGGTCTGTCTCCAGTTTCCCCACAGGCCAAGACCCATGGTTTCCGTAGGTTGTCCGAGGGGTCCCCGGCACATTGCTGCTAGCACAGTGGAGCTTAGTCAACAGCTGGTGAGGGAATGAGTCATCCAGGGACTGGTGGACAGGAACAGCTGGTTCTTATCCAGCCCCTTCCAGCCAGCAGCCAAGAGCCTCCCCATGCATGAGCTCCTTCCCCCCCCATCTCCTGCTAAAGGCGAAGGGACTGGCTATTTCTACATATGGAAGTCCAAGGCCCTGGAAAGGGTAGCTGTTCATTTGGTCACCATGGGAGCCTGTGTGTCTGCGTCTTGGTCACAGTAAGCAGGCACCTTCCTTTCTGCAGAACAACATAGTATAATCAAGAAATCAGCCACTGGGAATGGTGTGCGTGCTTAGAATGCCTGTACATgggaggagttcaaggttatcctcagatATATAGTGAGTCCTctgctcctcactgctgctgTAAGAGATAGGATCTATTCTGTGCCCTACCATACACCAGGATTGCCAAGGCTGCTCTAGCCCTGGAGATTGGATTGCATCTCATTCTCAGGATGGGTGTGGATGGGTTGAGGTCACCTTGGCTAGATGGTCTTCCAGGGCCATTCAGGTCAGTCCACAGTCgtagcttttctttatttatttattatgtatacagtattttgtctgcatgtacacccacACACCAGAAGtgcagatggttgggagccaccgtgtggttgctgggaattgaactcagggcctctggaagagcggtcagtgctcttaacctctgagccgtctctctagcccctgttGGTAGCTTTTCTTGTCGGAAGGTGACCATAACCACTTTGTTCAAGTCTTACTTCGCCAGTCCAGACTGCTGTTGAGGAAAAGAAGAGCTGGACCTTCCTTGCTTTAGACCAGGACTTCCTAAGTTTTTTCTACCCAAACGGCTGTTTCACCAGAATGTGACTCTGGTACAAGGATATAAGTGGTAATCATCAAGAAATCaatttatttccctattttgagGGCCAGCATAGCCACTAAGAAAATAAAGGTGCTTGAAATATAGGTGTTTGCTATATGCAGGTTTGTTCACCAGTGGATTCACTGTTTCTATATAAATTACTACCTCTTTGGTCTTGGTTTTTGCTGTGTGAATGTTTGGTCTGCATATATGCGTATGTACCAGGTATGTGCCTGcagcctgcagaagccagaaggagTCAgatccctgcaactggagttacaagtagttgggagccatcacgtgggtgctaggaattgagtctgggtcctctgcaagagcagcaaattctCAAAAccactgaaccgtctctccagcctctttcttttcttttcttttttttttttttttttttttttttttgcgacagggtcttgccatgtacaccaggctggccttgaacttagagcaATCCTGTTACCACTTCCTTCTGAGTGCGGGCATAGAGGAGCACACCACACCCGAGAAGAATtaagtttaaatttaaattaaattaaggtTAAATATTTGATATTATAGGCTGTAGATCATCTTCCGTGTTTTTCAGAGTTGATTGATACTTAATTTCCTTAGCATTAATGCTGGGAACACTGTTTCACATGAATACTTAGTATAAAATGATACAAGTATGTTTAAagtccaaattcattttataatttttgtttgtttgtttgttaatgaaACTCAGGTCAGCAACTCAAAGAGCAATTTTGAAAATCAAACATTCTGGTGATATTCTCCTACAATTCACTAATTTGGTACTTATAGGCTAAGGACTAACAGTGGAAAATGCACTTTCTCTTCTATAATGAAAGTCCTGCTTCTGTGTGGGCAGATAACTTTGTGCGTATAGGGAGACAGCTGCAGTTCACCACGTAGTCTCTCCGAGGTATTTCCAGCAATGTCTGCTGGCATTGAGCAGCATCACGGCATTCGCGGTAGCCACAACATGGACAGGAGCTGCCAGAGACAGTGCAGCCGTTTTGTGagttttgttgtcattgttttaaattacttaaaaaaatatgtgttcGGGTGCACgtgcggaggtcagagggcaccttGTGTGAGTCGGTCCTCTCCTCccaccgtgtgggtcccaggACTGGACTCGGGTTGTCAGGGGTggtcttacctgctgagccatcttcctcaCGGGCCCCCCAGCCCATCCCTTGCTTCTCTTTTGTTCTCTTCCAGTAATCAAGTCTCAGTCTGtggtccaggctgtcctggaagtcaccaCACAGCCCTGTCTTCTCAGGGTTAGAAGGTTTCACACCTACCTGAAAAGCTGCCCTTGGGGGACAGCAGCAGAGGTCAGGACACTGACTCTGCAGTCTGTCACAGAGCTTCAGCTGAGCAGCCTGAGTGTCTCTTGTTAAGAGGGAGACTCCCAGGGGTGGCAATGTCCCCAGGCTGACTTGTACATTGGTCCCTTCGTCGGTCTCTGGGTTTGTGGTAGATACTGGCCTCCGTGCCCTGACCCATGTGAGACTGCCCTAGGCTTTCTTGCTCTTCTGTGCCGCACACAAATGGCTGTTTCCCCACTGTTGTCTAATGTGTCTTCAGGAGAGGCAAACTCATTTCCATGTGAGCCCAGGCAAGGTGTAATTAGGACGGTAAATCTGTAGGTTAACAAAAATCTGTAGGTGCTGACAGATTTCAGGCCCTACTAAGAATACATATACACagactaaaaaataaaaagtaataaaatgtaaaaaaaggtTTATAAAGAAACTGAgaatggtggcacagacctttattTAATGCCAGGTACTTGGAAACCTGAAACACACGGATGGCAAATTCAAGGCCTTCAGGGACACACTAGTGAGCCCCTGGGGATGTAGCTTATTGGAGCagagtttgcctagcatgcacaaggccctaacTTCCAGCCCGCCCTGacacacacagcagcagaaatgaaTTCCCAAACTCAGGGCTAGCTCCTGCCCAGCTTGTGCCTCCTTCCCTCAGTCCAGGTGGCCCCGTGCTGACCAGGTCTGCATGTCTCGCCAACAGGTTTCCCCGGCCTGGTGGAGCAGCTGATTGGCGAGTGTGCCAAGTGTCCAGGCTTCCTACCTCCTACCCGGcctgtctcctctctgtcctgGCAAGATGTTTCTGGTGGGCCTAACGGGAGGCATTGCCTCAGGCAAGAGCTCCGTCATCCAGGTGTTCCAGCAGCTGGGCTGTGCTGTGATTGATGTGGATGTCATTGCCCGGCACGGTGAGTCAGAAGGGGACCCATTGTTCACAGCAGCTCCCCCGTGCTTCCGCCCTTCCATCATCATcctctttttgtcttctcggATTGTTCAAAGCGAGTGAGACTTTCCTGGTCATGGCCTGTTTCTCTCAGCTTGCCCTGGAGGCTCTTCTGTCCATTCTTCCTAACTCGGCTCCATCATTGGCCTGAGGGATTCTGTGAGCCCTGCTCTTTCCCTCGGTTTATTTTGGCTCCAACTGAAGGAAACAGCCGTGGGTTCTCCCATCAGTTCACCTCTGGTCCCGTGGGGTCTTCTGGATTGCTAGAGGCTCTGGAATGACCCACCCTCTTCATACCACAGTCGTCCAGCCAGGCTACCCTGCCCACCGGCGCATCGTAGAGGCCTTTGGCACTGAAGTCTTGCTGGAGAATGGCGACATCGACCGAAAGGTCCTTGGAGACCTGATCTTTAACCAGCCTGACCGCCGGCAGCTGCTCAACTCTATCACCCACCCTGAGATCCgcaaggaaatgatgaaagagACCTTCAAGTACTTCCTCCGAGGTGAGACTCTAGACGGATCGCTCCTCACAGAGCAGGGCCTTTCTCTATTTGAAGCTGGGTCAGGGTGTTGGAGTTGGTTATATAGGCTGCTAAGTtcatcctccttccctgcctctgcGGGAGAGATGGGAGGGTAGAGAAGCTGCTCGTGGAGACGTCCTACCGGCCACTGGTGTACACGGCCTCCAGTCTGCACCCCTGAGTAGAAGGCCTAGCTCCCCCTGTTAACCACAGTGTGGAGACTGCTTCCTGGACAGCCTGGGGACCCATTTCCGTTGTCTGCAAGTTTTCCCAGTGTAGCTATGGCCAGGCCCCTTCATGCCTCAGGTTCTTACAGAGTAGGGAATGCCTCCTAACATGTCTTCTGGTCAGCACTTGCCACTGAAAGACCTTGATAATGCGTCTATGCTGTTGACCCACGCCTGCCCCTCAGTCCCTGAAGCGGAGGAAAGGCAGGAGCTGGCTCCTAGCACCTGCTGCTCTATAAACGTCCCCCTGCTGTTTGTTCCTGAGACACCCTGCCTAAGTCATCTTTCTTGCTCTCTCAAGAAGAGTCTGGACTCTTGTCTTTGCCCTCCTCCAGTGTCTGCCAGCCCACCATCATGCCACTGGTCCTCTCTGCCCACCCCTGCCTGGCAGAGCCTTCTGCCTTTCATTCCTGCCCTTTACATTTGCTCCCAGGCCAGCTCTGAGCACATTTGCAGGCCTGTGAGGCGCCGGTGGCTTCCCCTTCTGAAATTAAGCACTGGATAATGTCAGCAGCGCCAAGGCTCGCCTGTTGTGTCATCTACccagcctccccacctccccaaccACCACTACTTAAATAAAAGCCAGAAAGCTCTTTTCAGTTCGATAAGGTGAAAAATGAGGACGACAGCTGTGGCTTCCACAGTCCCAGTTTCTCCCTGATGAGTATAACAAATACAACTGTCAAAGTTGGTATAATCAGACGTCAGATAAGATCACCAGCTGTTGGGGAGGTCTCTGCGTAGGCAGGCGGATGTCTTAATAGAGTCAGGGTAGTTTGCAGGGCTTATCAAGCAGGAGGGATGTGACAGCTGAATAGCCCTTTACCGGTGAACCACAGAGCTGGCTTCCAACTCCCAAGAGGGACCCAGGAGAAAGGacacagagaggggagggagcGAGGGGAGAGGAGCAGGAAAGGGAGATAAGAGGCCCAGGGAGGATCTGGTCTTTTCTGTGGCTGGAGAGGCTGAGCTGGGAGGTACAGGGCCTCGCtgccagcctccctcctcctagGAACAATAGCAGTAACACCCATCACTTAGGGAGAGCCAGGCTGAGGGGCCTGCTGCCGCTCAGTGGTTATATACACTCAGGGCCGTGTAGTCTTGCCCGTCACCCTGGGAAGCAGGTATTCCGTTCACTTATTACATGGATTAGTTTTGTTAAGGACCTGTGGTCACATGGGGCACTGCAGACCAAGGCGTGGCATCGGAGCTcagggacccaacaccctcatGAGCCAAGGCTTCTCCTGGTCTTCCTGAGCACAGGTTGTGGGGAGCAGTGATCCCAGCTGCTTCTGTGTGGTTCTGTGGTTGAAAGTGTCTGGAATGAGATACCGCCCGCCCAGCCACCTGGAGCCAGGGTCTCTGAGAGGCACCAAGCCCTGTCCTTACTCTACTTACCTTTTACCCCTTGCAACTTTGTTCATCCACACGGGGCAACAGGAGTGCACAGAGCTCTTGGATGAGCTGAGCTCGGTGTGCAGGGGCATCGcctccctccagcctctgctgtGGGGGTGTCCACAGTGCCTTCTCTCTGCTGAGGGGATCCTGTAGTTAGCATGAACTACCCTCGCTGCTCTGGGGTAGCACAGGTCTCTCACAGAGAGCCGCAGAGGTAGCCATGAGACTCTTTTAGAGGGGGCCGTGTCTGGACCTGGCTTCCAGGAATGGGCCTGTATGTTGGGGTGTTTGAGCCACTGTGAAATGAAATAGGGCAGAAAGGCCGCAGCACCTCCCAGAAACTCTACCCAGTTCTCCTACAACTCTGGCTGTGTCTTGCCTCTGGTCAGAAACAACTTTTAGGGCTGAAGATCAAGGTTCACCCTAACCACCTAGTCTTCTTCTGTACACTGTGCTACAGACCTCTGCCTGGTCTGAACAGAACTTCCAAGCTCCTTGAGTCTCCTGCGCCTCCTCTGGAGCTCCTTGCCTCAACCTTCTTATTCCAAGTAGTCACATCTTCCCTGCTTTTCAAAGCCAGTGCAAATGCCAGCCTTTCTCCAAGGTCTTCCCTGATCAGCCAGCCAGAAGTTATTTTCTGCAGCATTCTGCTCTGAATGGCATTGGAACTGGCTGGCACTCAGGGTATGTCTGTCCTTGGAAGGTCTCCCAACTGCTGGGGCTCTCTCCATGGCAGGGGCTGGTCGCAAGCATCCTTCCTGGTGTTCTTGCAGAATTGAACTTGGGAGTTTTCCATCCTCTCCCCAGGGTATCGCTATGTGATTCTGGACATCCCCCTCCTGTTTGAGACCAAGAAGCTGCTCAAGTACATGAAGCACACAGTGGTAGTGTACTGGTAAGTGTGAGCATAGCCTGGCCGGTGGGGGCTGGAAGGACTTAAGAGTAAGGGGTGTCTGATAAACGTTCCTTGGGGTATTCCCATGGATGGCCAAGGCACAAAGTGGGTTGGGGTAGTGATGCCCAGgcttacagaaatcagcatctgtaCCTGATCCTGATACACCTGGGGCAGGTAGGAGATAAGAGGGGCCCCAGACCCCAGGCCTTTCTAGTGTTTGGGAAAGGCTCCCCCTGCTGGCCATCAGCCGGAGACACTTCTGTTGGGCTGCCTGGTTTTGCCTCTGGCCACCCCGTAACTCACtggctcccttcttcctcctagAGCACCTCACAACTTTGCAAACAACTCCCTTCATTCAACATGAAGTGCTCATGGCAGAGGGATACCTCTGAGTTATAGAGGGAAAATGGAAGTGGAGGCAGTTGCAGAATTTGTTCAAGATCATCCATTGGTAGCACCCGTGAATAGAGAGCTGTGTGGAGGCAGCTGTCAGAAGCCACCTAAGGAAGGAGCTTTATTCTCAGAGTCCCCCAGGACAGGAAGCAAATCAGAATCCAGGTTTGGCAAACAGAGGAATGAGTCACAGTCGCTGCGGATGAGAGGCTAGACGAGGCTGCAGGGTGTCTCTGTCCCCCCGCTTCCCAGATGCCACCCGCCAGTGTAGCAGACACAGAGGTGGGCCTTGGTTCTGCAGGCATTTCCAGCACAAGGTGGTTCTCAGGGGACTGGCGTGTGGGAGGCTCCCAGCACAGGGAATGAATGCCTCGTGCCCTGAGCACTGCCCTACCCTTACCCCACATCTCTCGTGGGCTGTCACTTCAGGCTCAGTCTGAATCCCCTGAGCCTGGTCGGGGAGACAGACATCCTGTCAGGTCCTCCCTAAGGCTGTGCTTCCCATGTAAACCTCCAGGCTCTCCATTGTTCGGCTTGTTTTGGGGGGCAATGACGATAGAACCTCACACATTAGGCTAAGCTGTATGCCAGCGTCTCTGGGgtctttattctgttttttgAAGATTGCAGCTGAGGCCAGGAGCCCTCGGATTTCTTGTGCTCTAATAACAAAATTAGGGgtctagagagacggctcagcgtttaagagcacttcctgttcaGAGGATGCAGGTCCAGCCCCCAGCGTCTTCGTGGTGGCTCACACATCCATAACTCCGTAAGCTCCGAGAATCCAGCCCCTTTTGGCTCCTGTGGGCCCCAGGCGCACACTTGATTCCCTCACATCTGCGGAGGCAAAAACGCTCAGAAAATAAGTACATCTCTAAAAAGAGGGCAGGTTAGACTATTGGCTTATCACAAAAAGGATGAGCCCGCATGAAGCATTTCCTGTGGAGTGACTCTACCTAAATGTGATCCTTAATGTTTTTGAGAAAACTTGTGTGAAATAAGGAAAGGCAATCAGCACCATAAGAGAAGCAAGCATTCACTGTCACAGCCCTACATTCCGGGCGGCTCTGTTCTGCACCATGCTTTGGGGGGTGTGCCCCCGAGCCGCTGCTAGCATTCTCCACTCTCCTGCAGATTCCCTAGCCACATACACGTCTTGGTTAAGGCTGGG
Proteins encoded in this region:
- the Dcakd gene encoding dephospho-CoA kinase domain-containing protein; the encoded protein is MFLVGLTGGIASGKSSVIQVFQQLGCAVIDVDVIARHVVQPGYPAHRRIVEAFGTEVLLENGDIDRKVLGDLIFNQPDRRQLLNSITHPEIRKEMMKETFKYFLRGYRYVILDIPLLFETKKLLKYMKHTVVVYCDRDTQLARLKKRNNLSREDAEARINAQLPLKDKARMANHVLDNSGEWSLTRRQVILLHAKLERSMEYLPLRLGFLTGLAGIASLLYLLTRYLLPSP